A region from the Chlamydiales bacterium genome encodes:
- a CDS encoding autotransporter outer membrane beta-barrel domain-containing protein, translating to MLKKKQFPKGFHREITTARFARSSICFFTASFCCFSLSLQAATFITVDHQFDGGVLDVGSLSWAIDQANNTAGDNIIDFSVPTVSLGGSLPIIDPISTVISYTIEGGSGVTIDAQSNGQVFFVNHSTVANPIVLNNLTVQNGLSQGGTANLPVIPPGGNNAGGALGAGGALFVNSGADVEISNFIFDSNAAVGGNGGDGNAAGFIKGGGGGGGFNLASGGIVFERGGVTATNAGAGGGGFGVDGSGGSAFLLPGAGGAPKGGTGGGGFNDPGVDSMNSTDGTNGGGPSPGAGGTTLGTVNGGAGGVFSGGGGGAFDADNGGVGGAGGDFGGGGGGGGASNPSGVGGDGGPGGDFGGGGGGGAVDLGGGACGSGGAGGFGGGGGGGASNFNALLAVQGGNGGAGGFGGGGGGAGFSGGVQGLAGPGGSGGGDGTAASVIPNVSGAGGGGAGFGGAVFVRQGGTLTTNGLTLNNNTVTGGTGGTSGASSAGNGDADGQDFYLMTGSTTTVNVSDSLTEQFFVAGFDSTNNGGTLNKTGTGSFKLQLQNANSYNGDIIVNEGTFILDNFIPSFFTINSAGTLTGNGTASAILNSGNVSPGLGLLTVTNLYQQTSSGTYTVDVATSSSFSSISAGSATLNGKLKVVASPGFNVPLGEKLTILTTSSSSISGTFSDVQGVNLPDSFIPMVSYLPNSVQLFFGLRPTSASSSLSSYVGGFQQTIFSSVNHINIHLEIEMERLRKRFRSNKESSEPVALSSKWDQGVLLASNKNEIVLNPQVPEKQEQLRRVIVSPTQERRWNFYAGPLGTIGDVQSRHKQPGFDYWSAGALVGFDYAFSQVGVGLLADYEKIHADVDHHWGKFDIDEAHASLYATYAPSRLPELAFNGIVGGSYEWYDIRRNVNSSNTAEGSPHGNEYDLLFGVEYALAHRQIKKMPKKLEVIPLANLQYIHLQVDDYKEHGAGDSDLSFRQQKAKSLRSTLGTRINYSWESTNLVFTPEINLGWQREYLDKHRSLHFTPISVAGPISSIGIKGAGRNTALAGIDLLFTLYKRYGIEASYDFEWNELFQDHFFYTGFNVRF from the coding sequence ATGCTAAAGAAGAAACAATTTCCTAAAGGTTTTCATAGAGAGATCACAACTGCTCGATTTGCGAGATCGAGCATCTGCTTTTTTACAGCCTCTTTTTGTTGTTTCTCTCTCTCTTTGCAGGCTGCAACATTTATTACCGTTGATCATCAATTTGACGGCGGCGTATTGGATGTGGGAAGTCTGAGCTGGGCGATCGACCAAGCGAACAATACGGCAGGTGACAACATTATCGATTTTTCAGTGCCTACTGTTTCTCTCGGAGGGTCTCTACCTATTATCGATCCCATTTCTACCGTCATCTCATATACTATCGAAGGTGGATCGGGTGTAACGATCGATGCGCAATCTAATGGCCAAGTTTTTTTCGTTAATCATAGCACAGTGGCAAACCCCATCGTTTTGAATAATCTAACGGTTCAAAATGGATTGAGCCAGGGTGGTACTGCTAACTTACCTGTCATTCCTCCAGGTGGCAATAATGCGGGAGGTGCCCTGGGAGCGGGAGGAGCTTTATTTGTAAACAGCGGTGCTGATGTTGAGATATCTAATTTCATCTTTGATAGTAACGCGGCCGTAGGGGGTAATGGCGGTGATGGTAATGCTGCTGGCTTCATTAAAGGAGGAGGAGGCGGTGGCGGATTTAATCTAGCGAGTGGTGGGATTGTTTTTGAGAGAGGCGGCGTCACAGCTACCAATGCTGGTGCTGGTGGTGGTGGATTTGGGGTAGATGGAAGTGGTGGTTCGGCTTTTTTGCTACCAGGAGCTGGAGGAGCGCCGAAAGGCGGAACAGGGGGAGGGGGATTCAATGACCCGGGGGTTGATTCAATGAATTCTACGGATGGCACCAATGGTGGTGGTCCAAGCCCTGGTGCCGGTGGTACGACTCTCGGAACAGTAAATGGTGGTGCGGGAGGAGTGTTTAGTGGCGGCGGCGGCGGTGCTTTTGATGCCGACAATGGCGGAGTTGGCGGTGCGGGTGGAGATTTTGGTGGAGGCGGCGGCGGTGGCGGTGCTTCTAATCCATCTGGGGTTGGTGGTGACGGAGGGCCAGGTGGAGACTTTGGTGGCGGCGGAGGTGGCGGCGCTGTAGACCTTGGCGGTGGGGCATGTGGAAGTGGAGGAGCTGGAGGCTTCGGTGGTGGTGGAGGTGGTGGCGCTAGTAATTTTAACGCATTACTGGCAGTTCAAGGTGGCAACGGCGGAGCGGGCGGTTTTGGAGGAGGAGGTGGTGGTGCCGGTTTTTCAGGTGGAGTCCAAGGATTAGCTGGGCCCGGTGGTAGTGGCGGTGGTGATGGAACGGCAGCAAGTGTCATTCCGAATGTCTCTGGTGCAGGCGGCGGTGGTGCGGGATTTGGCGGGGCTGTTTTTGTAAGACAGGGCGGAACGTTAACTACCAATGGACTTACCCTAAATAATAACACGGTCACCGGTGGCACTGGAGGCACTAGCGGCGCAAGTTCAGCGGGAAATGGTGACGCCGATGGGCAAGACTTTTATCTGATGACCGGCAGTACAACAACAGTCAATGTTAGCGATAGCCTTACTGAGCAGTTTTTTGTTGCGGGTTTCGATAGCACCAATAACGGGGGTACGCTAAACAAAACAGGCACGGGGAGTTTTAAGCTTCAATTACAAAATGCAAACTCATACAACGGCGATATCATTGTCAATGAAGGGACCTTTATTTTGGACAACTTCATCCCCAGCTTCTTCACCATAAATTCTGCAGGGACCCTTACCGGTAACGGTACTGCTAGTGCAATATTAAACTCTGGGAATGTAAGTCCTGGCTTAGGCCTGCTGACAGTTACCAATTTATATCAACAAACTTCGAGTGGAACATACACCGTAGACGTTGCGACCAGCTCTTCATTTAGCTCTATCAGCGCAGGTAGTGCAACGCTTAACGGGAAACTAAAAGTCGTGGCATCGCCTGGTTTCAACGTCCCGCTTGGAGAAAAACTGACAATTCTCACTACTTCTAGTTCTAGTATTTCGGGGACCTTTTCCGATGTGCAGGGTGTAAACCTTCCCGATTCTTTCATACCGATGGTCTCGTATCTTCCAAATAGCGTTCAACTTTTCTTTGGTCTACGTCCAACTTCAGCAAGTTCTTCGTTGTCATCCTATGTTGGTGGCTTTCAACAAACAATTTTTTCATCGGTGAACCATATCAACATCCATTTGGAAATAGAGATGGAGAGATTGCGTAAGCGTTTCAGGAGCAATAAAGAGTCCAGCGAACCTGTAGCTCTTTCTTCCAAATGGGATCAGGGCGTCCTTTTGGCTTCGAATAAAAATGAGATCGTCTTAAATCCGCAAGTCCCAGAAAAGCAAGAGCAGCTAAGACGTGTTATTGTCTCTCCTACGCAAGAAAGACGCTGGAACTTTTATGCAGGACCACTTGGCACCATCGGCGATGTGCAATCTAGACATAAACAACCGGGATTTGATTACTGGTCGGCGGGTGCTCTTGTCGGCTTCGACTATGCCTTTTCTCAAGTAGGAGTAGGATTGCTCGCCGATTATGAGAAAATCCATGCCGATGTCGACCATCATTGGGGGAAGTTCGATATTGATGAAGCGCACGCTAGTCTCTATGCTACCTATGCCCCATCCCGCCTGCCAGAGCTTGCCTTTAACGGTATCGTCGGAGGTAGTTATGAATGGTACGATATCCGTCGTAATGTGAACTCCTCTAATACCGCTGAAGGTAGTCCGCACGGAAACGAGTATGATCTTCTCTTTGGAGTAGAGTATGCTTTAGCACATAGACAGATCAAAAAAATGCCGAAGAAGTTAGAGGTAATTCCTCTTGCAAATCTTCAGTACATCCATCTTCAAGTAGATGACTATAAAGAACATGGTGCTGGCGATTCTGATTTGTCGTTTAGGCAGCAAAAAGCAAAATCTCTGCGCTCCACCTTAGGTACAAGAATTAACTATAGTTGGGAAAGCACTAACCTTGTTTTCACACCGGAAATTAATTTGGGCTGGCAAAGGGAATATTTAGATAAGCATCGCTCTTTGCATTTTACTCCAATAAGCGTGGCCGGCCCCATTTCTTCTATTGGAATCAAAGGTGCTGGACGTAACACGGCTCTAGCTGGCATTGATCTTTTATTCACCCTTTATAAGAGATACGGGATCGAGGCGAGCTATGATTTTGAATGGAATGAGCTCTTCCAAGATCATTTTTTCTATACGGGATTTAATGTTCGTTTTTAG
- a CDS encoding SAM-dependent methyltransferase codes for MLLLLPNLLDETTSVAQLLPASVGEAVRTIQGLIAESEKGGRAYLKLFGVAPQKMPIRVLSEHTTKEELDELLSLLKKGERWGLVSDCGLPCLADPGADLVLRARQMNLPIQAFVGPSSITLALMLSGLSGQKFTFHGYLEREEEKLSRQIRALEKLSAQEKETQLCIEAPYRSPKLLGQLLQHLSDKTLLSVAWDLTLPTETVITQPVSVWKKKPLPDLTKKPAIFLFFSN; via the coding sequence ATGCTTCTCCTCCTTCCAAATCTTCTAGATGAGACGACCTCTGTAGCTCAGCTGCTTCCAGCTAGCGTAGGAGAGGCTGTAAGGACAATTCAAGGATTGATAGCCGAGAGTGAAAAGGGGGGTAGAGCCTATTTGAAGCTCTTTGGAGTTGCACCTCAGAAGATGCCCATCCGAGTTCTAAGCGAACACACAACCAAAGAAGAGCTCGATGAGCTCCTATCGCTTCTTAAAAAGGGTGAGAGGTGGGGACTTGTTTCCGATTGCGGTCTTCCATGCCTCGCAGACCCTGGAGCAGACCTCGTCCTTCGCGCGCGCCAGATGAACCTGCCTATACAAGCCTTCGTCGGCCCCTCATCTATTACGCTCGCCCTCATGCTCTCAGGCCTCTCAGGACAAAAGTTTACCTTCCACGGTTATCTCGAGCGTGAAGAGGAGAAGCTCTCGCGCCAGATCCGCGCTTTAGAAAAGCTCTCAGCTCAAGAAAAAGAGACTCAGCTCTGTATCGAAGCCCCCTACCGGAGTCCCAAGCTTCTCGGGCAGCTGCTTCAACACCTCAGCGATAAGACGCTCCTCTCCGTTGCCTGGGATCTGACACTTCCCACCGAGACCGTCATCACCCAGCCTGTTTCCGTCTGGAAGAAGAAGCCCCTTCCCGACCTTACAAAAAAGCCCGCCATCTTCCTCTTCTTCTCAAATTAA